Proteins from a single region of Psilocybe cubensis strain MGC-MH-2018 chromosome 3, whole genome shotgun sequence:
- a CDS encoding NRPS yields MSPLDGYSFAEWPNLSGDRSPAKNTYTTSQPVSHSEDGISKNETTNTSVILLAIARVIGVYCGISDVLIAVKMGHHGNISLVRIMWNEDDTWAAAKVKVDHAVHNGLNEPLSLSNARRHLSLDDNQCPYVVLCTFDQSFRTPDVQDTPIFSYTSQDSIIHLSASNATMHPTVATQVLLQVVGFIRQGSESPLLSLASTPSFTSDLMSIFERGSVEDVTLSYSHISAVSFAPDFLAQRAIDMPLAIAVCWYPELSLDSSEFAYENMSYIEFHRKSNQVARWLLRLGLQPEDRIAVCLDRNLHFHTSMMGIMRAGGCYVPIDPELPLERKLYIAKDANATFVLTSSEIASPDVFGTRTIYIEDDVSQSQILQESDEDLNCMKSDGLAYLLYTSGTTGNPKGCLLTHHGLAQAILALSSTAADVRMKNIHNGRYLAVASIAFDVHLGETIVPLALGMPLLSARRTQLLENLPCYVKKLGITHLGIVPSLIEATLNASQSGTDGSETVLRYIASGGEKMSDSILDKWADHPYVRLANFYGPSEVTIGCCARYMTSRTPKANIGRPFANVSGYVVDPNMNILLRGGVGELVVEGPLVGRGYHGRPDITGKVFLEWPRKGCWAYRTGDLVRMMPDSTIEILGRIDTQIKLRGVRIESEGISAIVRKAILPTDTIALDATTVLAKHPAINVDQLVSFFTWDNTVTISTRKSQKPSLCDPPPDFIKKIKAKCEIELPSYMRPSHFIPLNWLPLSSNGKTDAKVLIELFKKLGVEEIARLSAIQEVQEARSCTDMEIKVFEVLQNHVAMKFDNPHPGINIFESGLDSMGVIRFTSELMDVFKVKVAAANVMKAPSIRDIASYITTAVDADRPRRDIIFNIPAIDEIYSTYIAESIENVLPPFTIQEGVLSRSADQNTLYVQHVIISCKPAVSIPLLQRAWKTVVDRNQILRTIFHFGRTLSQVVLNPQSCSLNWSQKELFMLAQNTSFSQYFMAQEASLIAKQVNETISTVSPYRLSAYQANDRIYLVLSIHHALFDGISLPMLFEQVERSYLGLELSPTATISDLLQQITAVDYDMARAFWKNYFTDYVWPLSMLYPKGVYTTQQLTLPLKSPLSLIKKLAASQRVTMQALFTCAFGHLLARKVYKQKDVVFGVLRSGRLLPVDYIEKTVCPLVSILPVRVDFGGKHMLLQAIQDDISSTIEYEHIPLGKIQGWIRPNVALFEALFSVSVNESPQSELWDVIESEPPEADYPLAVEIVIEPSTDSVTLKARWMDEGLPDSPNTWLCDFENVVKSLADNPSPYLFHSLQHLPRSSQNPRNEQENECPTIDHSCLDAALIRGLRTIISDFMGFNPLILTPTISLISMGLDSIKSVGLAKFLTKHGFPMTSTDILRNATLNELASCIENKRVLKDDLPAITMPDISQTVLSEANFNDIKLSKEDVEFFPTTALQAGMLSQTVNSNGQLYIHSFPLRITGPVDAKKMRNAWEKAVETFAILRTSFHFSTESGVWIQAVHSSSLLDWETISVASTQDYQRELKSFLSSIDLGDETCFTRPPFWVRFFEIKSSASQPLSFLVLVLHHSLYDGISIGKLVQAVEHLYSNISIPPVVQFHELLPQFLHHEQEGTSFWVDRVRLYKPKPLRQLHPSSSANTSATVEKIIELDSSRVTEVLRQACVTIQCLCQAAWAKVLSKYTKSSDIVFGHTISGRSIPGAEDVIGPVLNTIPCCIRIEGKARNIELLKSIHQSNLDALQWQQASARAIQKVLGVENLWDSLFLFQQAASYSGSNSKISWAFDEEIIVDEAKYPLNVEIIRRDSDIIIRCASHPSFINQTNINLLVDDFRTFLLDILNNLHASALEGIILTEDASSNQIKSKDGFDKQNFDQDCGPDSMPSSTPPIAFAYKPILMGITNAPSSLIQPETPLSTLGVDSIMAIQIVGKFRQNGMKIVASDVIASKTIGEMLAKASPLKPTSVDAKTFVNMAISDKERAVILSQIGDLSQNIENITVVSSGMKWLIGAWQKSLRTRYQHVFPFQLPKNLDIAKMRESWSSLLQRHPILRSTFTFAKGYQEPRLVTFKSFGGSWSEEYVPDEVFFRSIISRMKDMVSNPPSLALPPSRALLFHSTQHYYLILHLHHFQYDAWSLQLLLHDLSRLYRDLEPTTSSNLQGFLEFYSIKADQSKEQRKYWRSHFPSQFQPTLFPALNPKARQCYSKERLIRTNQECITNVKKCEERARILGLSLQSVFLACWASMQASISSSSSSTFGVWHSGRTGTLDDIANLAVPCMNVLPLHVPHVDQSSVLQIARWISSHLPTRTSVIEQSDLVHLNELVGLKNKPICNVFVNIVKVAPDTDAQDPIIEPVYAPYFVPETVTMEDDIYGIEWDITKLMNDDIMVDISTLTRMDSVMMSIDAAPHMMDATQADALMRRWANSVEGCLGIL; encoded by the exons ATGTCACCCCTGGACGGCTACAGCTTTGCAGAATGGCCAAACCTTTCGGGAGACCGCTCTCCTGCAAAAAATACATACACTACCTCTCAACCCGTCTCACACTCAGAGGATGGAATCTCCAAGAATGAAACTACCAATACTTCAGTAATTCTCCTCGCGATTGCCCGTGTCATCGGCGTGTATTGTGGCATTTCCGATGTCCTTATTGCCGTGAAGATGGGCCACCATGGAAATATCAGCCTTGTTAGAATAATGTGGAATGAAGACGATACATGGGCGGCTGCAAAAGTCAAAGTTGATCATGCTGTACATAATGGATTGAACGAGCCGTTATCGTTAAGTAACGCTCGGAGGCACCTTTCGTTGGACGATAATCAGTGCCCTTATGTCGTGCTATGCACATTTGACCAATCCTTCAGAACACCAGATGTCCAGGACACCCCTATATTTTCTTACACTAGCCAAGACTCTATCATACACCTATCGGCCTCCAATGCGACCATGCACCCGACAGTAGCAACTCAAGTCCTTTTGCAGGTCGTCGGTTTCATTCGACAAGGTTCAGAATCTCCGTTATTATCTTTAGCTTCGACACCGTCATTCACTTCCGATTTAATGTCCATTTTCGAACGAGGCTCGGTTGAAGATGTTACCCTATCGTACTCCCACATCTCCGCTGTCTCTTTCGCACCGGATTTTCTTGCGCAAAGGGCCATAGACATGCCTTTGGCGATAGCCGTATGTTGGTACCCGGAGCTCTCTCTAGACTCCTCGGAATTTGCGTATGAAAACATGTCGTATATCGAGTTTCATAGAAAGTCAAATCAGGTGGCTCGGTGGTTATTACGTTTAGGCCTTCAACCAGAAGATCGCATCGCGGTATGTTTGGATAGAAACCTTCACTTCCATACGTCCATGATGGGCATCATGAGAGCAGGTGGATGCTACGTTCCG ATTGATCCAGAACTCCCTCTTGAGCGTAAACTCTATATCGCAAAAGATGCCAATGCTACCTTTGTTTTGACTTCATCTGAAATCGCATCTCCTGACGTTTTCGGCACTCGTACTATCTATATAGAAGACGACGTATCTCAATCTCAAATTCTGCAAGAAAGCGATGAAGATCTGAATTGCATGAAATCAGATGGCCTTGCATACCTTCTATACACTTCAG GAACCACTGGGAATCCTAAGGGCTGTTTGCTCACCCATCATGGTCTAGCGCAGGCTATATTAGCCCTTAGTAGCACTGCTGCTGACGTTCGTATGAAAAACATACATAATGGACGTTATCTTGCCGTTGCCT CGATTGCCTTTGATGTTCATCTAGGAGAAACTATTGTTCCCCTGGCATTGGGTATGCCTCTGTTGAGTGCTCGCCGGACTCAGCTTCTCGAAAATTTGCCTTGTTATGTTAAAAAACTTGGCATCACTCACCTGGGCATCGTTCCCAGCTTAATCGAGGCGACATTGAATGCTTCACAAAGTGGGACTGATGGATCAGAAACTGTCTTGAGGTACATTGCCAGTGGTGGAGAGAAAATGAGCGATTCG ATCCTCGATAAATGGGCAGACCATCCCTATGTCCGCCTCGCCAACTTTTATGGTCCGAGCGAAGTCACTATTGGATGTTGTGCTCGATATATGACTTCAAGAACACCGAAGGCCAACATTGGACGACCATTTGCTAATGTATCAGGTTAT GTTGTCGATCCTAATATGAACATCCTTCTCAGAGGCGGCGTTGGGGAACTTGTTGTTGAGGGCCCATTGGTCGGACGCGGATACCATGGCAGACCAGATATCACTGGTAAAGTTTTTCTTGAATGGCCACGGAAGGGGTGTTGGGCCTATAGAACCGGTGATTTAGTCC GGATGATGCCCGACAGCACAATTGAAATTCTTGGAAGGATTGACACACAGATCAAATTACGAGGTGTTCGCATTGAATCCGAAGGAATCTCCGCCATCGTTCGCAAAGCTATTCTTCCCACAGACACAATAGCCCTCGATGCTACAACAGTCCTCGCCAAGCATCCTGCCATCAACGTGGACCAGCTGGTCTCATTCTTCACATGGGATAACACCGTAACAATCTCGACTCGTAAATCCCAAAAGCCGAGCCTCTGTGACCCTCCTCCAGatttcatcaagaaaataaaagCCAAGTGCGAAATTGAGCTCCCTAGCTATATGCGCCCTAGTCATTTCATTCCTCTTAATTGGCTTCCTCTGAGCTCCAATGGCAAAACCGATGCAAAAGTACTCATAGAACTCTTCAAAAAACttggtgttgaagaaattgCCAGACTTTCTGCCATACAAGAAGTCCAAGAAGCGCGCTCATGCACGGATATGGAGATCAAGGTATTCGAAGTTCTCCAGAACCATGTCGCCATGAAATTCGACAACCCTCACCCTGGCATCAATATTTTCGAAAGTGGCTTAGATTCCATGGGCGTAATTCGATTCACAAGCGAGCTAATGGACGTTTTCAAAGTAAAGGTAGCCGCTGCAAATGTTATGAAGGCACCTTCTATCAGAGACATAGCATCATACATTACTACTGCCGTCGATGCTGACAGACCACGACGCGACATAATATTTAACATCCCTGCTATCGATGAAATCTACTCGACTTATATCGCAGAAAGCATTGAAAATGTCTTGCCTCCTTTTACTATCCAAGAAGGCGTGCTCTCAAGATCGGCTGACCAGAATACCCTATACGTTCAGCACGTTATCATTTCTTGCAAACCTGCTGTCTCCATACCTCTGCTTCAACGTGCATGGAAAACCGTCGTAGATCGAAATCAAATTCTTCG GACCATATTCCACTTTGGCCGGACCTTGAGCCAAGTCGTTCTTAATCCACAGTCTTGCAGCTTGAACTGGTCGCAGAAAGAACTTTTTATGCTCGCTCAAAATACAAGTTTTTCTCAGTATTTCATGGCGCAGGAAGCCTCATTAATAGCAAAGCAAGTCAACGAAACGATATCTACAGTCTCTCCGTATCGGCTTTCTGCATACCAGGCAAACGACAGAATTTATCTCGTTTTATCAATTCATCATGCACTATTTGATGGTATATCACTTCCTATGCTTTTTGAACAGGTGGAAAGATCGTATTTGGGTCTTGAATTGTCGCCTACAGCTACGATATCGGATCTTCTGCAGCAAATAACTGCAGTAGACTATGACATGGCCCGGGCATTCTGGAAAAACTATTTCACTGATTATGTTTGGCCCCTGAGTATGTTGTATCCGAAAGGTGTCTACACCACTCAGCAGCTCACCTTGCCATTGAAATCGCCGCTATCATTGATCAAGAAACTCGCCGCATCGCAGCGTGTCACCATGCAGGCTCTTTTTACTTGTGCTTTTGGACATCTTCTCGCTCGCAAAGTGTATAAACAGAAGGATGTCGTCTTCGGA GTACTACGATCTGGCCGCTTGCTGCCGGTTGACTATATTGAGAAGACAGTCTGTCCCTTGGTTTCTATCCTCCCAGTCAGAGTGGACTTTGGCGGGAAACATATGTTACTGCAGGCAATTCAAGATGACATCAGTTCGACGATCGAATACGAACACATACCACTGGGAAAGATACAGGGATGGATTCGCCCAAATGTTGCCCTTTTTGAGGCGTTGTTTTCCGTATCTGTCAATGAGTCACCACAAAGTGAGCTCTGGGATGTGATTGAAAGCGAGCCACCTGAAGCCGAT TATCCCCTTGCTGTGGAGATTGTGATCGAACCATCTACAGATTCTGTTACACTAAAGGCTCGTTGGATGGATGAAGGTCTCCCTGACTCTCCCAACACCTGGCTGTGCGATTTCGAGAATGTCGTTAAGTCGTTGGCAGATAATCCATCTCCCTACCTTTTTCACTCGCTCCAGCACCTTCCGCGGTCCTCTCAGAATCCAAGGAATGAACAGGAAAATGAATGTCCGACAATCGATCACTCCTGCCTTGATGCTGCGTTGATACGTGGTCTTCGTACAATTATATCTGATTTCATGGGTTTCAATCCACTCATTCTAACGCCCACGATATCTCTAATTTCAATGGGCTTGGATTCTATCAAGTCTGTTGGCCTGGCAAAATTCTTGACGAAGCACGGTTTTCCTATGACCTCCACAGACATCTTACGGAACGCCACTCTAAATGAATTGGCCAGTTGCATCGAAAATAAACGAGTACTCAAAGATGACCTCCCCGCTATTACTATGCCCGATATAAGCCAAACGGTTCTCTCCGAAGCCAATTTCAACGACATAAAGCTGAGCAAGGAAGACGTTGAATTTTTCCCCACCACTGCTCTTCAAGCCGGAATGCTGTCGCAA ACAGTGAATTCAAATGGCCAATTATATATTCATTCTTTCCCATTACGCATTACTGGTCCAGTAGATGCTAAGAAAATGCGCAACGCATGGGAAAAGGCCGTCGAGACCTTCGCAATTTTACGAACTTCCTTCCACTTTTCAACTGAATCCGGCGTGTGGATACAAGCGGTTCATTCATCGTCTCTTCTTGACTGGGAAACAATATCTGTGGCATCGACTCAAGACTATCAACGCGAACTAAAATCATTCTTGTCCTCCATAGACCTTGGAGACGAGACTTGTTTCACTCGACCTCCATTCTGGGTTCGATTTTTCGAAATCAAGAGCTCTGCAAGCCAGCCTCTCTCGTTTTTGGTGCTAGTATTACACCACTCTTTGTACGACGGAATCTCCATAGGAAAGCTAGTGCAGGCTGTGGAGCATCTATATTCCAATATTTCGATTCCACCCGTCGTTCAGTTCCACGAACTTTTACCTCAATTCCTTCATCACGAACAAGAGGGGACATCATTCTGGGTTGATAGAGTTCGACTATATAAACCGAAACCCTTGCGTCAACTGCATCCTTCGTCATCTGCAAATACATCTGCAACTGTAGAAAAGATCATAGAGTTAGACTCTTCTCGGGTCACTGAAGTTCTAAGACAGGCATGCGTAACTATACAATGTCTCTGCCAGGCAGCGTGGGCTAAAGTGTTAAGTAAATATACCAAGTCTTCTGATATTGTCTTCGGGCACACTATCTCGGGTAGGAGCATTCCTGGAGCAGAGGATGTCATTGGGCCAGTCTTG AACACTATCCCATGTTGCATTCGAATCGAAGGGAAAGCTCGAAATATTGAACTACTAAAATCGATACACCAATCAAACCTCGATGCTCTCCAATGGCAGCAAGCCTCTGCTCGAGCCATTCAGAAAGTACTAGGAGTTGAGAATCTTTGGGATTCTCTCTTTTTGTTCCAACAAGCCGCCAGCTACTCTGGCAGTAATTCGAAGATTTCCTGGGCGTTCGACGAAGAGATAATTGTCGATGAAGCCAAA TACCCTCTTAATGTGGAGATCATCCGCAGGGATTCTGATATTATTATCAGATGCGCATCACATCCTTCGTTTATCAATCAAACGAATATTAATTTATTGGTGGACGATTTCCGAACATTCCTCTTAGATATCTTGAACAATCTTCATGCATCCGCATTGGAGGGTATCATCCTTACAGAAGACGCATCCTCTAACCAGATCAAATCAAAGGATGGCTTCGATAAACAAAATTTTGACCAGGATTGTGGCCCTGACTCCATGCCCTCGTCTACACCGCCAATTGCATTCGCATATAAACCCATTCTTATGGGTATAACCAATGCCCCGTCGTCCTTGATACAGCCAGAAACACCTCTTTCTACTCTCGGAGTCGATTCTATCATGGCCATTCAGATAGTGGGAAAGTTCAGGCAGAATGGGATGAAGATCGTTGCCAGTGATGTGATCGCCAGTAAAACGATTGGTGAAATGCTTGCCAAAGCATCTCCGCTGAAACCCACCTCAGTTGACGCAAAAACGTTTGTCAATATGGCTATCTCTGATAAAGAAAGGGCTGTTATTCTTTCTCAAATCGGAGACCTGTCGCAGAATATCGAAAACATCACCGTCGTGTCCTCAGGAATGAAATGGCTCATCGGAGCTTGGCAGAAAAGCCTAAGAACGAGATACCAGCATGTTTTTCCCTTCCAACTCCCGAAAAATCTGGATATAGCCAAAATGAGAGAATCTTGGTCCTCTCTCCTTCAGCGGCATCCGATATTAAGGTCAACGTTCACATTCGCCAAAGGATACCAAGAACCTCGTTTGGTGACGTTTAAATCTTTTGGTGGATCATGGTCTGAAGAATATGTCCCCGATGAGGTATTCTTCCGGTCTATCATATCCAGGATGAAAGATATGGTATCAAATCCACCATCTCTGGCATTACCACCATCCCGTGCCCTTCTTTTCCATTCCACTCAACATTATTACCTCATTCTACATCTGCACCATTTCCAATACGATGCATGGAGTCTACAATTGTTACTTCATGATTTGTCACGTTTGTATCGCGATTTAGAGCCAACAACTTCAAGTAATCTGCAAGGATTTTTGGAATTTTATTCCATTAAAGCAGATCAATCAAAAGAACAGCGGAAATATTGGAGAAGCCATTTCCCATCCCAATTCCAACCGACACTTTTCCCCGCTCTCAATCCCAAAGCCAGACAATGCTACTCTAAAGAAAGGCTCATCAGAACTAACCAGGAGTGTATAACGAACGTTAAGAAATGCGAAGAACGTGCACGTATCTTAGGTCTTTCTTTACAGTCTGTCTTCCTAGCTTGCTGGGCATCCATGCAAGCAAGTatatcttcgtcttcgtcatcgaCCTTCGGCGTGTGGCACTCCGGAAGAACTGGTACTCTCGACGACATTGCCAACCTTGCCGTTCCCTGTATGAATGTATTACCCCTTCATGTCCCACATGTCGACCAAAGCAGCGTCCTACAAATTGCGAGATGGATATCGTCGCATCTCCCTACACGAACATCAGTCATCGAACAAAGTGACTTAGTCCATTTGAATGAATTGGTTGGGCTTAAGAACAAGCCCATCTGTAATGTTTTCGTCAACATCGTTAAAGTGGCCCCAGACACCGATGCTCAAGATCCTATCATCGAACCAGTCTAT GCACCTTACTTTGTACCAGAAACAGTTACTATGGAAGACGACATCTATGGTATTGAATGGGACATTACCAAACTCATGAACGATGATATCATGGTTGATATTTCCACCTTGACGCGCATGGACTCTGTCATGATGTCGATAGATGCTGCACCTCACATGATGGATGCTACACAGGCGGATGCTTTGATGCGCCGCTGGGCAAATAGTGTAGAAGGGTGTCTTGGTATTTTGTAA
- a CDS encoding L-ornithine N(5)-monooxygenase: protein MPATPSQETVLDLVGLGFGPANIAIAGALTEQWAAEQDGVPFPVKNVLFIEKYTHFRWHPGMLLPDAKMQISFMKDLATLRNPKSPYTFLSYLHSQGRLVSFINRGSTIPSRKEYSDYLSWASSQVQANGVKVLFGHEIIAIDDSPENTIAIRYRNLATGEESVVRAKNIVIAPGGDPKVPSVLAHIANHPHALHSSDYATSISKILETVSGTSRPLRVAVIGSGQSAAEVTMDLRNRLNNIPSTSRHQVDMLIRKGALKPSDDSPFANEIFDPVSTDAHFSTSSRQLREMKLAEYKLTNYGVVNPRTLENLYEIIYGQRLDADITHRLGDQGVRDALINIKPYTFISEIKVEGSSKDAPDAGLLLSSDMKAQVDGTKPVFSIRTQNVIDLTEEEVKYDAIVYATGYERRTWVNLLKHSDIAVHFGLDLLTSEVRLLPAVDIFHSVQPPITMSSQSESGISSPTTTVSAHSSPPTSPEMDTFYSQGSKRSKCQEVFISRNYRLLPTRLVDGKADYFAPGVYLQGCEESTHGLSDTLLSVMGVRAGEVVRDLAHLNYKSK, encoded by the exons ATGCCAGCAACACCTTCGCAAGAGACTGTTCTCGACTTGGTCGGCCTTGGTTTTGGGCCCGCCAATATTGCCATCGCAGGTGCCTTGACGGAACAATGGGCAGCTGAACAG GATGGGGTACCATTCCCTGTGAAAAATGTTCTCTTCATCGAAAAGTATACTCATTTCCGATGGCACCCTGGTATGCTTCTACCAGATGCCAAAATGCAAATCAG CTTCATGAAAGATCTCGCGACACTACGAAACCCTAAGTCCCCTTACACCTTCCTCTCGTATCTTCATAGCCAAGGCCGCCTCGTTTCCTTTATCAACCGTGGTTCGACGATTCCAAGTCGCAAGGAATATTCAGATTACCTGTCGTGGGCGTCATCTCAGGTTCAAGCCAACGGAGTGAAGGTCCTATTCGGCCACGAAATTATCGCCATTGACGATTCCCCAGAAAACACCATCGCCATCCGCTATCGAAATCTGGCTACCGGAGAGGAATCCGTCGTCAGAGCGA AAAATATTGTCATTGCTCCTGGAGGTGATCCTAAGGTGCCTTCCGTGCTCGCACACATTGCCAACCATCCACACGCACTTCATAGCTCTGATTATGCGACGTCGATATCCAAAATCCTTGAAACTGTCTCTGGAACGTCAAGGCCTCTTAGAGTAGCCGTAATCGGCTCAGGCCAGTCAGCTGCCGAGGTGACAATGGATCTGCGCAACAGATTAAACAATATCCCGTCAACGAGCCGACATCAGGTCGACATGCTGATCCGTAAAGGAGCCCTAAAACCCAGTGATGATTCACCTTTTGCCAACGAGATTTTCGACCCCGTTT CGACCGATGCTCACTTCTCGACATCGTCAAGACAGCTTCGGGAGATGAAACTCGCAGAATATAAGCTGACGAATTATGGTGTCGTAAACCCTCGAACACTGGAGAAT CTCTACGAAATCATTTATGGACAGAGACTTGACGCCGATATTACCCACCGTCTGGGCGACCAAGGTGTGCGCGACGCGTTGATCAATATTAAGCCATATACTTTTATCTCCGAGATAAAAGTCGAGGGAAGCTCAAAGGACGCCCCTGATGCTGGCCTCCTCCTTTCCTCCGATATGAAAGCCCAAGTCGACGGTACCAAACCAGTGTTCTCGATTAGGACGCAGAACGTCATAGACCTCACCGAGGAGGAAGTGAAATACGACGCCATTGTGTATGCCACAGGTTACGAGCGCCGTACCTGGGTCAATTTGCTCAAGCACTCCGACATTGCAGTCCACTTCGGTCTTGACTTACTGACTTCTGAAGTTCGCCTGTTGCCCGCCGTCGACATCTTTCACTCAGTACAGCCACCAATTACCATGTCAAGTCAGTCAGAGTCCGGCATTTCGTCGCCTACTACAACCGTTAGCGCGCACAGCAGCCCACCAACGTCGCCAGAGATGGACACGTTTTATTCGCAAGGCAGCAAGCGTTCAAAGTGCCAGGAAGTGTTCATTTCGCGCAATTATCGTCTTCTGCCTACCAGACTCGTGGATGGAAAGGCTGATTACTTTGCTCCTGGAGTGTATCTTCAGGGATGTGAAGAGAGTACGCACGGATTGAGTGACACGCTGCTTAGCGTCATGGGAGTTCGTGCTGGAGAGGTTGTTCGCGATCTTGCTCATTTGAATTACAAG AGCAAGTGA